CATGTTCAGTGTCAATGGAAAGGAGCACTTTGTAAAAGCGGGGTTCAATATTGTTCAATTTATGCACAGAGAGTGGATTCCCAAACTTGCAAATACTTAAATGCTGGTCCAGAACCTATTGAGTAACGCCTCTGGTCCTATGTTTTCTGCTTGATTTAATAATCTGTTTGGCTGGAATTTTACTTAATTCTTGGTGCAGGTGGCCTGCAAAATTAGATATGACCAAGCGCACAGATTTTAAGCATGTGAAGTCGACTTTCACCAGCACGTCACCAAGTAAAGTAAGTGCATGAAGATCCTTCCTAatgggatttttttaaagagtcggattaaaaaaaatgaagaaaatagaagattaAAGAAACTCACTGGAGCCTGTAATATTATTGCTACTATGAACAGGGGTAAACTAGGTTTAGATCTAGTAGATGCAAAGCCGTTTTTATCTCCCCTTTTAACGATTTCCctcttttaatgtttttctacAGAGGGAGATATGTCAGCTGACCCCATCTTCTGTTGGAGACCATAAAGGAGTAAGcatctttttgtttcaaatttgtctCATTCGTTTGCAAATCGTTTTCCTGGTGACTAATGATCTTTATCATGTGATTGTTTTAGAAATACAAGCATGGCTGTTTAATCATTATTGCGATATGCAgtatattttaacaaacatACCATGTAATCTTGGCAGTTTCAAGATTTTGTATCGTACTTGAAGCAGAGGGATTGTGCAGGAGTAATAAAGATACCGGTCACTAAATCACTATGGACAAGGCTTCTCTTTATACTTCCATATTCACAGGACTCGTGTTCTCTGCTCTCAATTCCTCCAGGTCCACCAGATAGCCTAATTGCCTTGGTTCTTCCCAAAGAAACAAACTTCGAATGGGTTTGATTAAATGGGACAATGTAGATTACTCTCATTGATGTAATCATCTTTGTAAGCTAGACGAGAGTGTAAATTTTGTAGTGGACATACAAATTTTGACTGTTATTGCTAGGATTGTCGCTTCTTGTGTATCATTCGTGTGCTTACTTTTCTTGAAACTAAGGTCTTCTCAGAGTGCTTGAATGAATTcagaaaatatttcttttcccttaaaaaacatgaaatgaaaatgcatTCGTTGTTCAGGTGAAGCAGCCAATTCTGACTCAACAATCACACATACAAAGAAGTAATGATTGTGTGAAGCCAACTTGGTTATCAAGGAGTGTATCGGAATCAACTTGAGAGTTGTTTGCTGTTCAAGAAAGTTCTTCatgcattttaatttataccaTGCACATGTAATGTCAGATTCTAATTCTTTCCTGTTTTAGTTGTACGATGTTTTTATGCCCAAAAGATGTTTGATCCTAGGAGCTGAGgaaattgaagttttataCTTTATTGACCCCTTACATTGGTTTACAACTCTTTGTTGTTCGACTCAACAATGTGATATTTATGTATGTTtactacaaaaaaatcaattattttttcttttcttgagtTTAGTAATTGGAATCTATAAAGTTATACTATTAGTTCTAAGGTATAGTTTTGATACCCATCCACACAaaataaatgttcaaatttagggaaagaaattgaattttttactATAGAAAATAGTGTTTCTTTACAAAATTCGACATTCTACTTGCAAAAGAGCAATATGAAGCCTAACGTTTTATGCAAGAATATACACCATCTCATATCCTAACACgatatattatgatatattGTAAAATGTAGTGTGTTTAGTATTCAGTATTTAATCATAAAAGATATTTGCAAAACAATCATTATTTAATCCTAAAAGGTATTTGCGAAAAGATGATTGGATCATTGCAACAAAAATCTCAAGAAAATATGGTTTTGATTAGAACTTGAAAGTGGTTTCCATTCGAAAAAGCTCTCAAAGACCCAGATTCCGCTCGTCGTAGTCCAAGTGGAATTCCGAACCCAAGTTCGGTTTGGCAGTCGCCAGCCACCAATCACAAAGCCGAAGAAAGGTATAAATTAGGAAGCCAATCgattcctcttcctcttccttttcctcttccttttcctcttcctcctcttaACTCGGTTCTCTCTTCTTCCAATCTAATCACCAACACAACGCAGCTATCTGAATCCAGAATGTCTAATCGTTACAACCACGATGGAAACAAGGGTTTAAGGAAGGACCAAAAGAAGTACATCCCaaagaatcaaattcaatCCACAAATGAACTCCCCAACCCTAAACCTACCCTTTCGACTTCTCTCAAACAATCCCTGCCTAACCCATCCGATTCTACTGCCGCGCCATCAATGAGTAGGATTCAAATGGGTGCTAACGGAGATTGGGTATCTAGCAGAGCTAGTGGTGGCAGTTTCGTGAATTACTTGCCACAGGACGAGGCTGTTGCCACTGGTCTTCGTGCCGAAGAAGGAGCATTGGATCCGGTTGAATCTCAAAGAGTCGTCGACCTTCTGAACAGGGAGTTGTCTCGGCTGCTCAAGTTGAATGCTAAAGAGTTTTGGAGAGAAGGTATTTGTTAATACATTTCTGAGCACGTGCTTTTCAAATTAACCTGTGGGCATGTGTTTTGTGATTCTGCTATTGATTGGTGTCATGTGTTTATATTGAGTATACTTTGATGGTATTATCGAAACAGTGGTGAAGGGTTATCTCCTTATATTCTTCCTTAAAAGTGCTCCCTAGGTGGTGCTTGTTTCTTGTAGGATGCATTAACTCttgttatataattatgatGTATTGATAAAGGTAGCAATACAATGTAATCATCCGTCAGTCGACTGATTCTTCTGACTCTTCTCTCGTATTCCTTACAGTGGCTATGGATACTTCCTTGCATGAATTCCTCGATAGCTTCCTAAAATTCAGGACTAGGTGGTATGATTTTCCCCATCGTGGAGCAAATGGAACAGTTGCAGGTGTCATCGTCggagaaaatgaattaagCCGCCGTGTTTTCATGGCGTTATACCGCATGTAAGTTCCACTACAAAGTACCGAGTCCTATTCACATTGAGCATGATTGCACAGCGGAATGGCTAACagcatatttttttccctctaaAACCTTCTTCCTGCAGGTCTTCCAATAGGGATCCTGGTGCACGAGCTGCTGATAGCCTCAGTTTGAAAGATCATGGAGGTAATTTCACTCTTTATGTCTATTTTAACATGGCCTTTGTACAGCTATATAGTTCTCACTTTATTGTTTAGCGTGACTGTAAACACtatctctaattttttatcCCATCATTATGTTATTAAGTTATTGGGACTATTGTAAGCCCAGCCTTTGAATTTGTTTCGACAACAAATCCAATCTGATGAAAGCTGGAAGATTCAGCTACATATGACATAACATAAGCTATTGAAGTAAAATGAGCTAGATGAAATATGATGTAGCTGTTATGGACCTGGTTACGCTCTTATGGTAGCCAGCGGACTGTTTATGCATGTTTATACAAGTACTAACAGTTTGCTGGTAGAGTCACGTGgaccttttttaaaataattttagtctGATTAAGAGGATATATTATTCTCAAGAACTTCAAATGCGTCCTAGAATCATCATCTCGCCAGTGAAACTGAGTTTCTATCAATTTTGTGATAGTGGTGCCCTGTTGTTCactaatttttcatatagTCCTTCTGCAGGAAAAGAAGTTGCTTGACCTTCCAAAGTTACTTGATATATGTGCTATATATAGTCACGAGAATGAAGATCTAACTAGAATACTGGTAATCATCTTTCTTAGTAGCTCCTGTTGGTTCTCATCCTATAACGATCATGTGATGTCTCCAAAGTTTTGTACTCTACTGATTTGGATGTTCGGACTATTGGATGATTAAAGGTTAAACTAGTTCTCAAAGTAATTCACATTTATATGGATGCAACTTCAAGTGTGGAATTTTTAGATGTTATAGTGGATCGTTTGTCTCTAGGTGATGTTATAATGATTTTGGAAGTTTATTAGATTGTTATAATTtagggtaattataattgttgtcaattttatgaataataattaagtatatagcaacagtttaagaaaaattgtaaatatagcaaaatctatggATGACAGACTCTTATGGTCTGtgataaaacaatattttcaacatggtctattagtgatagactttcattaataaattttggcagaattttttatatttgcaaattttttaaaatattgctatatactttattattttgaatctaatttgCTAGATTTGCAATTATTCCTATAATTTATAGCAATTATCTCCTCAAGAAAGAGATAATTCCAACAAGAAAACAGATGAGTAATTGTTTATGAAACCAACACTGGAAATTGAGAACAGGCTGCACTGCATACACTTCTGTCTGCTGATTGTTTGATTGTAAAAATTGtgtatatttgtattttaaattattatttactttgtGGATGCTTTAGCTGCATATTATTTAGGTAAGGgaataattttactttttttttaaaaaaaaaggaaataagagGTAAGAAAGAGAATATAATTTCTTTAGCTCATTTTAATGAAATGCAGTATGCATGCTTCTATGCATGTAGAAATTTCAGAAATAGCCTTGGGATTTTCCAGGTcgaaaatgttttaaaatctcAGCAAAATATTCTCAGAcgttaaatgaaaaaaggaGACTGGAAGTTTTTAGCTATTTGTAATGAAATGTTGTATGCTACTCTTCTATTTTGAGttgatatttgaaattgcCATTTAAACTTTTCCAGGTTGACAATGCTATAAAATCCCAGCCTAGTATTCATCAAACTTTACCATCAGTTATATCTCATTTCCTCAGAATTGTCTCTATGATGCATGAAAGGTGCAGCTCATCTCTTGAggtatttcttttaattaatatgtcTTGTTGCTAGTGAATATTCCAGGAAATCCTCTGTGATGCGATACCCTATTACAGCTAAAAGTTAATTGATCTTTATTTTAAGACGAGAAATAAAAGATTTCTTTGATGATAAGAAGGGCACAAGAATCGGATGGGGTACGGGGTATGTCCTCACAAGCTGAGGAGTTCACAAGATATTTTCTTGTTACTTTTAGCTAGAATATAGAATAATAGTAACTAAACCACAAATTATCAAGAGAACGCcaaaaaagtagaagaagaagaagaagaagatggaaacaCAATGAAACTAGTGAAAGGATTTTTCTTCGTTGTCCAAGATCCTATTGCTTTGGTTAAAGGAAACCAATTTGATAATATACAATttcccaaaaacaaaaagaaagcaatttCATAGATGATATGAAATTACAACGGAGGGGGAGGAAAGCCAATCACAAGACCAGAGGATGTTACAAAAGGTTGTTCCAATTGGTTAtattagaatgaaaaaaatggacaagGGTATGAGAGCTATTTTTTCACCAAGGAAGCTCCAAAAAAGGGAGCTTCAATAACCAAGGATTTCGTTTGTTATTGccaagggttttttttttctctcgcCAAATAGACCAAAAGAGAGCTCTAATACACTGAAGACAAAgggtttattttctttctttctttcttgagCGGGTGATCCACCTTCGTTGGGGAGCATTGTCTGTATGATACCAGAGAAGGGAGATTTTGGGAATTCTATCTGGCATTGATGCGTTTGAAAAGGTGGATCTTTAAGTAACTTAAAAGTGTGAATGAAAGTGAAAGGTGGTTAAATTGGAAGGATCCCAAGGGGGTTCGAAGTCCTTGAGAAGATTTAAATCCAACCTTTAAGAGAGCATGTGGCTTTGACAAGTATGAAACAAGGGCAAAGCAAAGAAACGTGAAAAGGGACAATCAATTCTTCACATACCAAAACTCATCTTCTGGGCCCATTGGTCTGCAAAACCGAGTTATCTGAACACGAGAAACCAGAAGTTTGACTTCTCAACCTTAGGTCATCAATTCTTGCCTCAAGGAATACATAAAAGTAGAGACACAACATTACACAAAGAAGCACATTGCTCGTGAGTGAATCTGCTATTTTTAATTTGCGAGGGACCTTTGGTATGATATGGCTGATACTGCCAAAATATTGCCCAAAGAAAGCACATGTTTCACTTTCTAGTCTTTTGCTCCACCACTCTGAATGGTATATACATCAATGTGCATGTCTATGCCAGGTAACGGTGCTGTTTTTTTgggttaaaaaataaagtctCACCCACTAGATTATGGAATTCAATTGCTTTAGGttagtttcttgtttctttccCTGGCAGTGTCAGAGTATCATCTTATGGAGTTCCATGTGCAAATTGTGACGTACAGACCTTGATTTgaactttattaattaaggAAATCTCGCCATTTCTTTTATGCAGACTCTCTTCTCCTCGAGTAGCCATGGAGGAAGTGGGTACAGTAAGCTTCAAGCTGACTTCTTGGAGGTACGTGAACTTGAACCGAGGGGAAATAGTTGTATATTACATCGAGGCTCTCCTATGTGtgtaaatttattatgatCAAGAAGCTGaacctttatttatttcatttccaGCATTCTTTGCGCAAGAGCAGAAATCATTTCATCTATGTCACTACGTATTGTAGAAATCACTAACTTGATTTTCTGGATAGGTGAttgattttatcaatgatGCAATTGTCAGTCTGGACTCTTTCGTCACTGCATACAGACTGGCAGCTATATTCTTCTGCTCTGCTGTTGAAATAAGGTACTATTCATTTGATACAAGATTCTGTTTCTAGATTTCCATTGGTGAAGTttgtaattgaatttgaatatgtAGTTTCTCTCTCCCCCAAATCAATGTTAATGCAGCTGCGGGAATGAGGATTTGCTTGGAATGTTAGCAAGGTTGCATGATTTACTACTTCCATCTTTACAGCAGGGATTTCAAATTGTCCTCATGCCCCAAGGAGATGAAATGATCTCTAATGTTGCAACAAGTTTGAAAATGCTAGCATTAAGAATAGTGAGTTTTGGTTGGAAACTGCTGGAAATCTGCTATCTAGATGACGAAGTGTTTGGAAATGACCTCCCTATTCCAGTCTCCATGAAGATGTTCCCTGCGAATGTAGAAGATCCTGTCATAAGAGCAGATATCTTGATTCAAACTTTGAGAGAAATCAATGGAATCTCGCAACAGGCTTCAGATAAACAACTTGGTCAAACATTTCTCCAGCATATGGAAAAGAACCACTCCACAATGAACAGAATCAACAGTTTACGAAAGAAAGGTATGCTTTCTGGATTAAGTTGATCAAACCTTCATTAGTGCTACAATATACAAGTAAGTTAAAGCGTAACATTATTGGCAATTTATATTGCTAACTATTCATGCTTGGAATATTCGATCATTAGACCATAGGAAATCTTATGCATGGTATGTGTTGGATCTAGTTCCAGTGGCTTGTGAGATAAGAAAGCTTAGAGCTTTCCATCCTGTCAATTGCACAATCTCAATGCATTTTGGAAATagaatcattttcaattttctgcTCAACTCAACGCCTGCACAAAGAATGGGCCATAAAACGAAAAATCATGTTGACGAAcaacttctattttcttttctagctAGAAATAACATTATGACATAAGTTGCATTGCCGATTTCTATTCCTACAGGATGGATGTTTGTCGATGATgaacaatttaattatctatcaacgatagttaTGTATACCCCCACGTCTGGTATTAAGGATCCATCTCTTTCCAAGGCCCCTATGATAAGCCACATATCAGAAGTAGATGAGGACGCTGCAATGTTGGAGTCGAAAATCTGTCAAATAAAGGATCTTTTCCCTGAGTATGGCAGTGGGTTTGTAGCTGCATGTCTGGTAGCTTATAATCAGAATCCCGAAGAAGTGATTCAACGAATCCTTGAGGGAACTCTTCATGTTGATCTTCTGTCCTTGGACACTTCCTTAGAAACAATGCCAGTGCCCAATTCTAGTGCGACTGCTAATAACAGGAAAgataaaggaaaaggaaaactgTTTGAGCCTTCAACAGTTCCCTACACCGATCAAGTCTCTCGTGGTAAAGATTTACCATCTGAAGGCCCTTCAGTTTCATCAACTTCTGTTGGCAGATTTGTGCGGAAGTCTAAAGATGATGTGCCGTACTCAGAGACCCTTGACAGTAGAAATGAAGCAGATTCAGTGAGAACTGCAgctttaatttctcaatatgAGTATGAAGATGAGTATGATGACTCTTTTGATGATCTTGGTATTAGCATAGCAGAGACAGCTACAGAAGATAATGAAGACTTGGTAGGTCAAAGGCCAAGTTCCCATTTAAGTAGCTCAATGAATTCAACAAATGGAAGCTCAGCCCAAAATGCTCCCAACTCGAAGTGGGGATCTAGAAGAACACCACAGTACTACGTCAAGGATGGTAAGAATTATAGTTACAAAGTTGCAGGGTCAATTGCAGTTGCCAATTCTGATGAGGCATCGTTGGTAACTCAAGCTCAGAAAGAACTCATTTATGGACTTGGACGCGGAGGCAACTTACCCCTCGGTGCAGTAAAAAAACTGACAGAGTCTCAGCAGGATAGCCAACCTGATGTTTCTGCAGTAGACCCAAGAGATAATGTACGCAAGTCTTGGGGAAGAGGAAggagggaaagggaaagggaaggTGGAGCAGCTCCAGGCATGCCTGAAGGAGAAGGTAAACAACCAAATGTGGCTGAGGTTTCAGACAGGGGGGGAAGAGGTGGAAACAGAGGCCGTGGAAGGAGAGGAGGCGGCGACCATCACAGGAAGGATAGAGCCATGAAAAAGCATTTTGCTGGATTGTCTGGTTTCTAAGTTATAATTTATCCGATCCACTGAATTCAGTTTTCAAATGGGATCTCTTAGTTTTATCGAAGACAGCTTCCCAATCAGTTGAATAGAATGTCTTCAGCAAGAGGATGTAGCCGACACAAACTTTGtagttattttgtaatttatactCATCTCAAGTTTGGAAAGATGACTTTGTTCTGGCATTGGACTGGAGGTAAAACATGGAAAGTGAGGTTGAAGAGTAAGAGAGTAAGGGCATTCTAGCCTCCGCAACAGAAAGCTGACGATCCCATGTACAAATACGTAAACAGCTTCCATAGGTCCACTCTCTAAGCCGTGTTAGAATCTTAATTTTGTAGCTCTGAATAATTTAATCTGTAGTCGGTCGCTTTTCTGGGTAACATTTGGATACCATGTGgaaattagttttgaattgaataaaattaaactcgTAAAAGGaattgatgaaattaaaaccccaaaagataaaaaaaaaaaaaaaaaagaatgactCACGCTAAACACGAAACTTCAACAGAGATTGATTAATACGAGTAATACAAAAGATGTGGGTTTAATACGAAACTCGGACAATGCTTGTATTGAAACATGTAGATTAGTTACTATTAGAGGGCAGGCTCATTTTTAAACATGGCAATGACCTCTAGCCAAAAGTTCACAAAATAAACAGTCTAATAACGGTGAATTACATGCTATATGGAAATTAAGTGTGAATTGTCAACACTTACGAAGTGAGAGGGTACAGCATGAGAATATTGAACTGCGAGTAATCATAATTCCTACTATTTTACAATCTTTGGAATATGATGATAATagacaaagagaaaaaagtggAAGCTCGCCACCAGCCTCTCTTTAACAACACACCTCTCCTCAATAtctaaattcaattcaacaattaaataaaattctacaTCTCACTCTCCCACGTTTACAGCATAGTGTCCAATGTTTCTTCCCTGCACACATAAACGTGCAAAAGAATTATTCAAACGGAACagaacattatatatatatatatatataatccaaaCAAATCTAGTTTTAGGCATGAGAGATTGTGTAGCACAAGAGGACAGCCATTACATAAGATTAGTAGTAGTAACATCTAGGttaaaaaaggaaggaaaatggCTTCCTAATCTCGTAATGTGCAGAAATTACCTCAACTAACATTCGCTGCTTGTTCAAATGCTGAGTCCTTGCCTTATTGACAATTGAATTTGGTGACTTGAACATCctctgtaattttttaaaaaaacgttTATTAGAGGAAACAAGACTGCCATGCGCAAGGAATATAaattacatattaaaaaaaacacgttcaacaataaataaattagttaataattaatgctCCACTAACTTTTTCGGCGGTTGATATCCGATGTTCGCTGTCCAAGGGAAACTTTTTCTTCGGAGTGAATCCAAAGACATCGTGAAGGAATTCGTTCTcctaacaaaaagaaaaggaaaaaaatatgagaataTTAGAAAGCTATTGATCACAGGAATTTTACCAGCAGATTAAGAATAAATTGACCttgtaaaagtaaaatgtGTGTTTAGaaggcaaaaaaaaactaacctGCATATGCTTGACAAATCCACCCCCAAGAAAATGCTTTACAAAGTTCAACTGTAAGAATTTAGAGTTTTAgtgaaacaaaatgaaaacgaAGAGTTTATACTGTATTCTTAGACAACGGAAAAGATGAAGGAACCTGAATCAATTGAGTCCATGTCGAAGTCTGCAACAGATCACCTCCAATCTTCATTGAAGTTTCAGGACAATAACCATACTAACATTACAGAACAGATAATCAGATGagactaaaaagaaaaagacataaaaataaaaaaaattaaaaagagataAATATCGATCTTTGTGTACCTCAAAAAACTCCAAAATATCTCGAAATGTATTCCGCTGGGAGTTGAGATCTTTCTTAGCAGAACCCTTACCACCAGCTTCCATCGAGAGGTTTTTTACttgatttaagatttttcCCTTCAGTCCCTGTATATGTATAAACCATTCCCGCGGTTTACTTCCCTCTAGGGTGGAGCCATCAGTTGATCCTTTAGTTTCAGCAGAAAACTTCTCCAAAATGCCTATCTCAAAAATCAATGCCAGTGCTTCACCAGCAGCAATACGTACAGCACGGTCGTCTTTGTCTAAGAGACttgataaaaatgatattgatCTGTATAATTGAGGTATAATAATTTCCTTTAGTCAACAATTCTACATGCATATATTGTCAAAATAAATGTCTTCGCTTCTTTATAGAAggaaaattaataactataCTATGCGGGTAAGGATTCTCCACACattgatttggtttttataCTGTAGCACCTTCGATGTTCTCTTTGGAAAGAAAGAGTATTGGCCCATCAAGGGGAAAAATCATATCCAAGGACTAAAATATTGATGTCAGTCTCAAATACATTTCAATTACAAGGATATATCCAtatcaacaaatatatttataattaatccTAAAATCATTTACTTAACAGTTGGGTTGTTTTTACTTCCAAATTAAGTTATActacatattttcaaattgatcttatcaaatatatatcttcaaGACTGATAAgatgattttcctttttaagatTTACGTGTACTAGTAAAAACtaactaaaatattgattaatccTCAATATCAATGTCAAACCATCCAATTCATGGATATACAATGGATACATTAATGTAGCAAAGGATATTTTTAATCCTTGATCACATAATATAGTAAgctaacaaaacaaaaacacagtACATTGTCATACAAAGGCGAACATTtctttacatatttatttaccaaattttcataaaactgTGAATATTTCTTTACTACCATATTAACACAATGGACTCCAGTGATGGTGTTACTTCAAAGTTCATGCCAGACATGCAAATTATGACATTGACCCATTAACAATCACATTCAAATCAGTAGCAGAAGATCAGgtttattacaaaaaataaaggataagaaaaagaattaaaggataaaaaaaataactaaatagtAAATTAACAGAAAAGAGGAAAGtgcataacaaaaatttactAACTCTTGCCAATCTTTGGAATTAAGTTTCAACCCGTCCATAGTTGTAAGGACAAAAGACCATGAAGACACCATAGCTGTAATGATAGCTGCCGATTGCCTGACCGCAACTAcctataaaatttgaaaagcaGACAACAAACCAACAACAGTTAAAATAGACATCCacatattgatttaaaaaggGGGGAAGACAAAATGATACCAGAGAAAAGGCATGAGGGAATACATTTTGTCCTAGTTTGGGAATGACTACTTGCCACATGAGCTGTAGTGACCGTTCAATTTCCTCTATGTCATTTCCACCAACAAAAGTGATAATTGCCAAGCATTCGAGCAGCTGTAGAAAATTGGTCATCCCATGCAAATCAGCCAAATGAATATCATCatgttattttgaatttaaatatcaaataccGATATCTTTGAGGACTCCGAGCCAGATTTGAGAGCTTGAGAAATTGAGGGAATTGATTCTGACAATATTTCCCGAGCATTGTCTCCCTCGCCCACAGTTAAAGCCAATAATCCTACAAAGTATGTATGATCATATAACTAGTTTGCATATGGATAAATAGTAATTGGGAAAGCTAATGTTATCGAACACCTACCAATTACATGAGAAGCCAAGGATATTTCCTTGCTGGATCCCTTTTTTATACAATTCAGACACTGGTGAAGCAGAGTAGCAAATCTGgccaaaggaagaaaaaatgcAATCAATCAACATGCATATGCTTtattcctcttctttttcctcaATAAGACCTAACATATATCTCTATTAGCTGGATGATTGCATGAAAAAATGCATAACAAAAAAGGAGGGgaatttagtttcattttcttacatTGTGTTTAgctaaatatttaatttaatcaaacttcacaaaagaatgaaatggtaaaatgataaattagtGTCTAAATTATAGGTACAGGAGAAATTTGATTGGAAAACTGTCAAAATTCAATATCGCAATGCAATTGCGGCAATGAAATAGGTGAACACGCAGTAATTTTGGGTCCATCTATTAGTTGGTTTCCCtgaaaaatattctaattCGAGTACAAAGGTGAAAACGGTTTCTTCTCAATACAAAATCTCTCTCAAATCTCTCATTTTTATCGTTCCCCCACTTAGAGCAGTTCTTTTATTGTAGCAGCAAAACTACATTATACTCAATCCACAAAACTAATTACGTTGAaccaagaaaatgaatgaaagcAACACTGCGATCATTCAACTCTCAGGAGTAGTACCCGAGGAAAATCAAAGGAGACTATGCCAAgcaataaacaagaaaaacagaTTGAAAGAGTTGGAGCACGTACTTCTTTTCCACAAATTGATATTGCAAATTGTTGCCAAGATTTTCAACAATCGATGCCAGCGCTTTCTCTCTAGTTGAACCCCTGCATTGCAGAAGTCGAACATTCTTTATTCCAAATTTAAGAACTGCATAAGAAAGTTATAAACTACAATGGGACGACAACAACAGCTGTGGCTACTAACGACAGGGCAAGTTGAATCAATTTTCATTCTCGAAGTTAAGAACAATTAGTATGAAAAATCGATAAAGAACTGCAAGAATACCTCTTCTCGTATAAAGCATCAAGAGCTTGGTCAAGTAAAGTATCTTTGTCAAAATGAAAATCCTCAATCCCTACAACAGACATTCGATCGGACCGCATAGTCGAGGAAGAACTCACACTACTATCATCATCACTATCCACCGTTGGAGAATTTTTTCGCTGAGTTTTACCTGTCAGGACAAGACAACGTCAATCCCAAATCCTTgcaatcaaaattttccaaaacgAAACATCAAAACTTCGTCGAGCTAATCACATAAGAATCCAACGATACACAATATTCCAGAATAACAATCAACAC
This is a stretch of genomic DNA from Cucumis sativus cultivar 9930 chromosome 4, Cucumber_9930_V3, whole genome shotgun sequence. It encodes these proteins:
- the LOC101221453 gene encoding activating signal cointegrator 1 complex subunit 2 isoform X1, giving the protein MSNRYNHDGNKGLRKDQKKYIPKNQIQSTNELPNPKPTLSTSLKQSLPNPSDSTAAPSMSRIQMGANGDWVSSRASGGSFVNYLPQDEAVATGLRAEEGALDPVESQRVVDLLNRELSRLLKLNAKEFWREVAMDTSLHEFLDSFLKFRTRWYDFPHRGANGTVAGVIVGENELSRRVFMALYRMSSNRDPGARAADSLSLKDHGVLLQEKKLLDLPKLLDICAIYSHENEDLTRILVDNAIKSQPSIHQTLPSVISHFLRIVSMMHERCSSSLETLFSSSSHGGSGYSKLQADFLEVIDFINDAIVSLDSFVTAYRLAAIFFCSAVEISCGNEDLLGMLARLHDLLLPSLQQGFQIVLMPQGDEMISNVATSLKMLALRIVSFGWKLLEICYLDDEVFGNDLPIPVSMKMFPANVEDPVIRADILIQTLREINGISQQASDKQLGQTFLQHMEKNHSTMNRINSLRKKGWMFVDDEQFNYLSTIVMYTPTSGIKDPSLSKAPMISHISEVDEDAAMLESKICQIKDLFPEYGSGFVAACLVAYNQNPEEVIQRILEGTLHVDLLSLDTSLETMPVPNSSATANNRKDKGKGKLFEPSTVPYTDQVSRGKDLPSEGPSVSSTSVGRFVRKSKDDVPYSETLDSRNEADSVRTAALISQYEYEDEYDDSFDDLGISIAETATEDNEDLVGQRPSSHLSSSMNSTNGSSAQNAPNSKWGSRRTPQYYVKDGKNYSYKVAGSIAVANSDEASLVTQAQKELIYGLGRGGNLPLGAVKKLTESQQDSQPDVSAVDPRDNVRKSWGRGRREREREGGAAPGMPEGEGKQPNVAEVSDRGGRGGNRGRGRRGGGDHHRKDRAMKKHFAGLSGF
- the LOC101221453 gene encoding activating signal cointegrator 1 complex subunit 2 isoform X2, producing MEEKKLLDLPKLLDICAIYSHENEDLTRILVDNAIKSQPSIHQTLPSVISHFLRIVSMMHERCSSSLETLFSSSSHGGSGYSKLQADFLEVIDFINDAIVSLDSFVTAYRLAAIFFCSAVEISCGNEDLLGMLARLHDLLLPSLQQGFQIVLMPQGDEMISNVATSLKMLALRIVSFGWKLLEICYLDDEVFGNDLPIPVSMKMFPANVEDPVIRADILIQTLREINGISQQASDKQLGQTFLQHMEKNHSTMNRINSLRKKGWMFVDDEQFNYLSTIVMYTPTSGIKDPSLSKAPMISHISEVDEDAAMLESKICQIKDLFPEYGSGFVAACLVAYNQNPEEVIQRILEGTLHVDLLSLDTSLETMPVPNSSATANNRKDKGKGKLFEPSTVPYTDQVSRGKDLPSEGPSVSSTSVGRFVRKSKDDVPYSETLDSRNEADSVRTAALISQYEYEDEYDDSFDDLGISIAETATEDNEDLVGQRPSSHLSSSMNSTNGSSAQNAPNSKWGSRRTPQYYVKDGKNYSYKVAGSIAVANSDEASLVTQAQKELIYGLGRGGNLPLGAVKKLTESQQDSQPDVSAVDPRDNVRKSWGRGRREREREGGAAPGMPEGEGKQPNVAEVSDRGGRGGNRGRGRRGGGDHHRKDRAMKKHFAGLSGF